In Alteromonas mediterranea DE, a single genomic region encodes these proteins:
- a CDS encoding DUF3192 domain-containing protein, giving the protein MNTKVIRLILAGVALYAVFVFMVIAFYPDKPENMDWKDREEYNRVQITKLKLGSTREEVLALLGSPDITEAKRQGSMAIQVMFFRTQHVRADGLTTQDECTPLLFENDKLIAWGEGAYSSYQKS; this is encoded by the coding sequence ATGAATACCAAGGTCATTCGCCTAATTTTAGCTGGCGTCGCGTTATACGCGGTGTTTGTTTTTATGGTTATCGCTTTTTACCCCGATAAACCAGAAAATATGGACTGGAAAGACCGTGAAGAATACAACCGCGTTCAAATTACTAAATTAAAATTAGGCAGTACACGAGAAGAGGTGCTTGCGCTTCTTGGCTCGCCTGATATTACCGAGGCCAAACGACAGGGGTCAATGGCTATTCAAGTCATGTTTTTCAGAACCCAGCACGTTCGAGCCGACGGTTTGACTACACAGGACGAATGTACCCCACTCTTATTTGAAAATGACAAGCTAATTGCATGGGGTGAAGGGGCCTACTCCAGTTATCAAAAAAGTTAA